TGGGCTCAGATGCATCCGGAGGATGCCGAAGCGAGAGAGGCGTTGGAACTTTACGAACAATATCTTCTCCGGGAAACCTATGAAGTGGAAACCGGCATCGTTCATGGTGATATCGGGAAACATTCCTGCCGAGTCCGGCTTTACAATACTACCAACCTGATTAACTTCTGGCAGGAGCTCTACCGTCTCAAAAAGGAGGTCAAGTATCTGCGATGGATCGCCCGTTCCATCCGGCTTTTCTATTCGAATGGCGGCATGCATTTTTATCCCAACGGTACGCTCTTTTCCGATGCGATCGACATGATCCGCGAAGCGGGGCTTGCGGCAGAGGCCGATGAACTGACGGAACTGCTGCGTAAACATGTGACGCAGATTCGAACCATCGGACTTTGCTATCCGCCGCATGAAGTCCGTTTTGAACAGACGATTGCAACCCCGGCCGTGGCGATACCGGCGGCATTCTATGACCGGATCGACGCGGACCCGGAAATTTTGCGCGACATTGCCGTGCAGCTGGATGTGCTGAGTCGTTTTTCAGGGAATCAGCCGGATTATCGGCTGAACGAAATCCCCATTCGTCACTGGGATGAATTCTGGTTTGGGAAACGGCATCTTTATGGAGACACTTTCCCGCATTACCTGAGCTGTCTCACGGCAAGAGCGTATTGGCTCTACAGCAAAATTTCCGGTGAAGTTATTTATCGGGAGAAAGCCAGGAAGTGTCTTCGAAACTGTCTCTGTGTATTTTCCCCGGACGGCACGGCCTCCTGCGCGTATCTCTATCCATTTTCAGTGACGATGCGTAATCCGGACGGTTCAATTCATACACCGGCGCAGCGTGGTGAATTTTTCGATCCTTTCGCCAATGATCAGGACGGCGTACTGTATATGATCCTGCGCATGGGCGGTCTTGACGCATTGCGGTAACTGTAGGAGAAAGTAAATGCACTGGGTTGATTGGGCCATTATGCTCGTGCCGTTGCTTATGGTATTGGGAATGGCTTTTTATTCCGGACGATATGTACGCGGAGTTGCGGATTTTCTGGCGGCCGGACGGGTCGCCGGACGCTATGTGATGTCTGTCGGGGATTTGATCTCGGGGCTGAGCGTAATTACGCTGGTGGCGCTGTGCGAATCCAAATATCAGACCGGATACGGGGTGGAATTCTGGGGAAAACTTTTCGCTCCGGTTGGAATCATTTTTTCTCTGACCGGATTTTGCGTCTACCGCTGGAGAGAAACCAAAGCATTGTCATTCGGACAATTTCTTGAAATGCGTTACAACCGGGCATTTCGCATTTTCGCATCGACTTTGCGTACGATCTCGGAGATGGTGACAAATGCGCTGGGACCGGCAATCGCAGTAAATTTCTTTATTTACTTTCTTAATTTGCCGCGGCATTTTACTGTATTCGGATTGAGTATCCCGATGTTCGGATTCATTCTGGTGGTGCTGATGACCGCCGCGCTGATTTGCATCTGGCCGGGGGGACGGGTTTCGCTGTTGATTACGGATACGATTCAGGGACTTTTGTGTTATCCGGTATTTTTGATTATCATCGGTTATATTTTAATCAATGTTTCATGGAACGGTGAAATCACACCGACAATGGCGGACCGGGTATCGGGGGAGAGTTTTCTCAATCCCTACGATGTGGATAAATTGCGCGATTTCAATATCTTTATGCTGATTGTGAATTTGCTTGCCTCAATTTTGAACCGGGCAAGCTGGTTCGGCAATGATACGACTAATGTGGGACGCACGCCGCATGAACAGAAAATGGCCGGAATCCTCGGCGCCTGGCGTAACGGCGTAAGTTATCTCATGCTGATCGTAATCGCGGTACTGGTCATTACGATCATGAACCATCAGAATTATGCCGTGCGAGCCAAGGAGGTTCGTGATATTCTCGGTACTAAAGCAGCGGAGGAGACCATTCAGGACCCGCTTTTACGCAGCAAGGTGACGGCGGCAATCAGAGCAATTCCCGAACAACGTCATAAAATCGGGGTCGACGAACCATTATCCCGGGTGAAAAATCTGGATACCCCGGTATTGGAAACAGTGCAGAAACTGGTTGGTGACGATGGGGAAGGAAGTTTTACCTTTCAAAAATTCCGCACAGTCTACCAGCAGCAGATGATGGCGGTAACGCTGAACCGGACATTTCCGGTCGGGATCATCGGGCTGTTCGGACTGCTGATGATTCTGCTGGTTCTTTCAACTGACGACTCGAGAATTTTCAATGCGTCGAGTACGATCATGCAGGATGTCATTTTGCCATTCTGCAGGAAAACGCTTTCTCCCAAAGCTCATCTGCTGGGATTGCGGCTCTGTTCCGTAGCGGTGGGAATATTCTTCCTGATGTTCAGTCTGCTGTTCGTTCAATTGGACTATATCACCATGTTTATGACGATTATGTGTTCTCTCTGGCTGGGAGGAGCCGGACCGGTAATGCTGGGGGGATTATACTCCCGATTCGGAACGACTGCCGGAGCTTTTGCATCGGTACTCACCGGATCGTGCATTTCGATTGCCGGGATCATTATGCAGAACAACTGGGCAAAGCACATCTATCCCTTTCTGGTTGCGCAGGAGTGGGATGAAGCAGTGGGAAACTTTTTGGAATGGTGTAGCGCACCGTTCAATCCCTACATCGTCTGGGAAATGACACCGGAGAAGTTTCCGATCAATTCTTTTGAAATTTTCTTCATGGCGATGCTCTGCTCCTGCATTGCCTACGTCATCGGCTCGCTGATAACCTGTCCCAAGGGAGGATATAATCTTGATCGTCTGCTTCACCGCGGAATTTACAGCATTGACGGAGAAAAAAAGATCTCTTCATCATGGTCTTGGGGCAATATCTGGAACAAACTGATCGGTATCACGCCGGAGTATTCCCGTGGCGACCGGATCATCACTTGGTCCGTATTTCTGTATTCCTTCATCTATCAGCTG
This region of Victivallis lenta genomic DNA includes:
- a CDS encoding sodium:solute symporter family protein — its product is MHWVDWAIMLVPLLMVLGMAFYSGRYVRGVADFLAAGRVAGRYVMSVGDLISGLSVITLVALCESKYQTGYGVEFWGKLFAPVGIIFSLTGFCVYRWRETKALSFGQFLEMRYNRAFRIFASTLRTISEMVTNALGPAIAVNFFIYFLNLPRHFTVFGLSIPMFGFILVVLMTAALICIWPGGRVSLLITDTIQGLLCYPVFLIIIGYILINVSWNGEITPTMADRVSGESFLNPYDVDKLRDFNIFMLIVNLLASILNRASWFGNDTTNVGRTPHEQKMAGILGAWRNGVSYLMLIVIAVLVITIMNHQNYAVRAKEVRDILGTKAAEETIQDPLLRSKVTAAIRAIPEQRHKIGVDEPLSRVKNLDTPVLETVQKLVGDDGEGSFTFQKFRTVYQQQMMAVTLNRTFPVGIIGLFGLLMILLVLSTDDSRIFNASSTIMQDVILPFCRKTLSPKAHLLGLRLCSVAVGIFFLMFSLLFVQLDYITMFMTIMCSLWLGGAGPVMLGGLYSRFGTTAGAFASVLTGSCISIAGIIMQNNWAKHIYPFLVAQEWDEAVGNFLEWCSAPFNPYIVWEMTPEKFPINSFEIFFMAMLCSCIAYVIGSLITCPKGGYNLDRLLHRGIYSIDGEKKISSSWSWGNIWNKLIGITPEYSRGDRIITWSVFLYSFIYQLGISFVLVIVWNFIQPWPDEWWGYYFYITTLIIPGCAGVITTIWFIWGGTKDIIQLFRDLEKRVDNPLDDGRVVGQVSLADKNALEEIDRKRM